From Paenibacillus sp. V4I7, one genomic window encodes:
- a CDS encoding TIGR01440 family protein encodes MTDSILSNVAEAFETNLRELVKVGNLRSGHILIIGTSTSEILGHRIGTSGTLDAAKPLFETAQRISREFRLHLAFQCCEHLNRAIVIEEELLLRAPQLEPVSVIPVPKAGGSMASYAYRHFTKPVVVETIQAHAGIDIGSTLIGMHLRPVAVPARPPVRNIGHAYVTMAFTRPKLIGGTRAVYLPDEAEQLYQTAAPDADC; translated from the coding sequence ATGACAGATTCCATTCTTTCTAATGTTGCCGAGGCTTTTGAAACGAATCTTCGGGAATTGGTCAAAGTCGGCAATCTAAGATCAGGTCACATTCTGATTATCGGAACGAGCACGAGTGAAATTCTCGGGCATAGGATCGGTACCTCAGGTACGCTTGATGCGGCTAAGCCGCTCTTCGAAACGGCGCAGCGCATAAGCCGCGAGTTCAGGCTGCACTTAGCCTTTCAATGCTGTGAGCATTTGAACCGTGCAATCGTTATTGAGGAAGAGCTGCTATTGCGTGCGCCTCAGCTTGAGCCAGTCTCAGTCATTCCAGTGCCAAAGGCCGGAGGTTCGATGGCCTCCTATGCGTATCGCCATTTCACGAAGCCGGTCGTTGTCGAGACGATTCAGGCACATGCCGGAATCGATATTGGCAGCACGCTCATCGGGATGCATCTGCGCCCAGTTGCTGTGCCAGCAAGGCCGCCAGTGCGTAATATTGGCCATGCCTATGTAACGATGGCTTTTACCCGGCCTAAGCTGATTGGAGGTACAAGAGCTGTATACCTACCTGATGAAGCGGAACAACTCTATCAAACAGCCGCACCCGATGCAGATTGTTAA
- the rpiB gene encoding ribose 5-phosphate isomerase B codes for MKIALGADHAGYRLKDVIIPFIESLGHQVVDYGCSCADSVDYPDYALKVCEQVVSGEADKGILICGTGIGMSIAANKVPGIRCALVHDLFSAKATREHNDTNVLALGERVIGPGVAEEIVKIWLETEFSQGVRHQNRINKVQSIEDRFTLHP; via the coding sequence ATGAAAATTGCCTTAGGTGCGGATCATGCAGGCTATCGTTTGAAAGATGTTATCATTCCTTTTATTGAGTCATTAGGTCACCAAGTCGTCGATTACGGCTGCAGCTGTGCAGATTCGGTCGATTATCCCGACTATGCGCTTAAAGTTTGTGAGCAAGTGGTATCAGGCGAAGCTGACAAAGGGATTCTGATTTGTGGAACGGGTATCGGGATGTCGATTGCCGCGAATAAGGTTCCGGGTATCCGATGTGCACTCGTACACGATCTATTTTCAGCGAAAGCGACGCGCGAGCACAATGATACGAACGTACTTGCCCTAGGGGAACGTGTTATTGGACCGGGTGTAGCGGAGGAAATCGTGAAAATCTGGCTCGAAACCGAGTTTTCCCAAGGTGTTCGCCACCAGAATCGTATTAACAAAGTGCAAAGTATCGAAGACCGTTTCACATTGCATCCATAG
- a CDS encoding low molecular weight protein arginine phosphatase — protein sequence MLRILFVCTGNTCRSPLAEGLLRIRVHQEGLAAEVRSAGVSAVTGGPISRNSASLLQEAGFKESISSLAIQESEVNWADLILTMTMGHKRTVIQRFPSAIEKTFTLKEYVEDDARILQAIEEREQLVTELQLKQALSQAVSVEERSRIFKLEHAIPDFDISDPYGGSIEIYRRTAEEISGSLDKLVQKIRARNEDSK from the coding sequence ATGTTGCGAATTCTATTTGTTTGTACAGGAAATACGTGCCGCAGTCCATTAGCAGAAGGTTTGCTGCGTATCAGGGTGCACCAAGAAGGACTTGCGGCGGAGGTTCGTTCAGCAGGGGTATCCGCGGTGACGGGCGGTCCAATTTCCCGAAATAGTGCATCGCTTTTACAGGAAGCGGGCTTCAAGGAGTCCATTAGTTCTTTGGCGATCCAAGAGTCTGAAGTGAATTGGGCTGATCTCATTTTGACTATGACGATGGGGCATAAACGCACGGTCATCCAGCGGTTTCCGAGTGCGATTGAGAAAACTTTTACGCTCAAAGAGTACGTCGAGGATGATGCTCGTATTTTACAGGCGATTGAGGAAAGGGAGCAGCTCGTTACAGAGCTTCAGCTCAAACAGGCTCTTTCGCAAGCCGTGTCTGTTGAAGAAAGAAGCCGCATTTTTAAACTTGAACATGCGATTCCTGACTTTGATATTTCTGACCCGTATGGAGGCTCCATAGAGATTTACCGACGAACGGCAGAGGAAATCAGCGGGAGTTTAGATAAATTGGTTCAGAAAATACGTGCACGAAACGAAGACTCCAAATAA
- a CDS encoding manganese efflux pump MntP family protein yields the protein MLASGVEFGQLVTIIIMAIALGLDAFSLGIGIGMKGIRLIDIMKISFVIGIFHVLMPLMGMFMGQYVSLLLGNVATAAGGCLLILLGSHMVYSSIRGEEAASFDHRTIWGLTIFSLSVSIDSFSVGVSLGMFATDIVLTVLIFGLFGGLLSIAGLLVGRRVSGWVGEYGEAFGGLILLTFGIKFLL from the coding sequence ATGCTCGCATCTGGGGTGGAATTTGGGCAGCTGGTAACAATTATTATTATGGCGATTGCTTTGGGCCTGGATGCATTTTCCTTAGGGATTGGCATAGGGATGAAGGGTATTCGTTTGATTGATATTATGAAAATTAGCTTCGTGATTGGTATTTTTCACGTTCTTATGCCTTTGATGGGGATGTTTATGGGGCAATATGTCTCTTTGCTGCTAGGGAATGTCGCTACAGCGGCCGGGGGGTGTTTGCTTATTCTTTTGGGTTCGCATATGGTATATAGTTCGATTCGTGGAGAAGAAGCGGCTTCTTTTGATCATAGGACAATTTGGGGTCTAACGATCTTTTCACTTAGTGTCAGTATTGATTCATTTTCCGTGGGTGTATCCCTTGGTATGTTCGCAACGGATATTGTGTTGACGGTGCTGATCTTTGGTCTGTTTGGAGGCTTGCTATCTATTGCCGGATTGTTGGTTGGCAGACGGGTAAGCGGCTGGGTAGGCGAGTATGGCGAGGCGTTTGGCGGACTTATTTTGCTCACGTTTGGGATCAAGTTTTTACTGTGA
- a CDS encoding L-threonylcarbamoyladenylate synthase — translation MIVTKYWKVDQGIGTEIGGDLAEAALLLQRGETVAFPTETVYGLGADATNTAAVERIFSAKGRPSDNPLIVHIANVEQLSSLILSDRVTADHRQLMEAFWPGPLTIVLPVKTGGISPLVTAGLKTVGVRIPDHPVALQLLREAGLPIAAPSANSSGRPSPTLASHVKDDLDGRIGGIVDGGATGVGVESTVIELIGGELYILRPGGVTSEQLQSALPAIRIHEPEREEVQDSETPRAPGMKYTHYAPKGFMHIVQGEDAEVVAEWIQNDIDAAKARDESTGILTFEERASHYDADLVIACGSLSQPETIAQDLYAALRQFDQEGIQYIAAEGCPETGIGLAIMNRLRKAAGHRLVRV, via the coding sequence ATGATCGTGACAAAATACTGGAAAGTGGATCAGGGTATAGGGACCGAGATAGGTGGGGATTTAGCTGAAGCTGCCCTGCTTCTCCAACGTGGTGAAACAGTAGCCTTTCCTACAGAGACTGTATATGGTCTTGGGGCAGACGCTACGAATACGGCAGCTGTCGAAAGGATTTTCTCTGCGAAAGGTCGGCCTTCAGATAACCCGCTGATTGTTCACATTGCCAATGTCGAACAGCTCTCAAGTTTAATTCTATCTGACCGTGTTACGGCGGATCATCGCCAGCTTATGGAGGCTTTCTGGCCGGGACCTCTTACCATTGTGCTGCCTGTGAAAACAGGTGGCATTTCGCCGTTAGTAACCGCTGGTCTTAAGACTGTGGGCGTGCGAATTCCGGATCACCCTGTGGCTTTGCAGCTTCTTCGTGAAGCGGGACTTCCTATAGCCGCGCCGAGTGCCAATAGCTCAGGCAGACCTAGTCCAACACTCGCCTCTCATGTCAAAGATGATTTAGATGGTCGGATTGGCGGGATTGTGGATGGTGGAGCAACTGGGGTTGGTGTCGAGTCGACTGTGATCGAGCTTATAGGCGGTGAGCTATACATTCTACGTCCTGGCGGTGTTACGTCAGAGCAGCTGCAATCGGCACTGCCTGCTATTCGGATTCATGAGCCAGAGCGGGAAGAGGTACAAGATTCCGAAACACCGCGTGCTCCGGGGATGAAGTATACACATTACGCACCAAAAGGATTTATGCATATCGTTCAAGGTGAAGATGCAGAAGTTGTTGCTGAATGGATTCAAAACGATATTGATGCGGCCAAGGCACGTGATGAATCAACGGGTATTCTTACTTTTGAGGAGAGAGCTTCTCATTACGATGCTGATTTGGTTATTGCCTGCGGATCATTATCGCAACCGGAAACAATTGCTCAGGATCTATATGCTGCCTTAAGGCAATTTGATCAAGAAGGCATTCAATATATTGCTGCAGAGGGTTGTCCAGAAACGGGGATTGGCCTTGCGATTATGAATCGACTTCGTAAAGCAGCAGGTCACCGGCTTGTACGTGTTTAG
- the spoIIR gene encoding stage II sporulation protein R has protein sequence MVKRSNRQTYKSLLLVAFALIVMITCWESNRSNAAVISPTIPEESIRLRILANSDSAQDQALKREIRDAIIARMQEWVVGPQSLDDAREVVKAHLPEFDILVGQMIQARGYSYSHTVELGKVPFPTKMYGNEVYPAGEYEALRVTIGTGEGQNWWCVLFPPLCFVDSLSGEAVASAAVVANTEDVGKVKSSPTPTSVQKDSKVAPTAKPDKSNPVAKEVKDAQVEEKTESVDAKQPQVKFFIWEMVKKIVSWFS, from the coding sequence ATGGTTAAGAGATCTAATCGTCAAACTTATAAATCTTTATTATTAGTAGCTTTTGCACTTATTGTTATGATAACTTGTTGGGAATCGAATCGTTCAAATGCGGCTGTTATTTCGCCTACGATACCGGAAGAATCTATTCGCTTACGTATTCTAGCAAACTCCGATTCGGCGCAGGATCAAGCGTTGAAACGCGAGATTCGTGATGCTATTATTGCTCGTATGCAGGAGTGGGTCGTTGGACCCCAATCGCTGGATGACGCAAGAGAAGTAGTAAAAGCCCACTTGCCCGAGTTTGATATACTAGTTGGACAAATGATTCAAGCACGTGGCTATAGCTATTCACATACAGTTGAGCTCGGTAAAGTCCCTTTTCCAACAAAAATGTACGGAAATGAAGTGTACCCAGCGGGAGAATATGAAGCGCTGCGCGTGACGATTGGAACGGGGGAAGGTCAGAACTGGTGGTGTGTGTTGTTTCCGCCATTATGTTTCGTGGATTCCTTATCTGGAGAAGCGGTAGCATCGGCTGCTGTTGTAGCGAATACAGAGGATGTTGGAAAGGTAAAGTCATCTCCTACACCTACATCAGTACAGAAAGACAGTAAAGTTGCACCTACGGCTAAACCAGACAAGTCTAACCCTGTCGCTAAAGAGGTTAAGGATGCACAAGTGGAAGAAAAAACGGAATCCGTTGATGCTAAGCAGCCACAAGTTAAGTTTTTTATCTGGGAAATGGTGAAGAAGATCGTATCGTGGTTCAGCTAA
- the prmC gene encoding peptide chain release factor N(5)-glutamine methyltransferase, producing the protein MSTAAKSLREAFVEASSFLGKLGVAEAASCVELLLQHLLSCSRTELLFRFPEQFPVELAETWRQLVERKAAGEPVQYIIGEQDFFGLPFAVSPAVLIPRPETELLVEALLHEGSRLFPQGAPLLADVGTGSGAIPVTVAHARPAWRVAASDISAAALEMARVNAQRHGVAARVEWLEGDLLEPFIARRIAPDILVSNPPYIPDGDLPALQPEVRLFEPHTALFGGVEGLDLYRRMISQLPQLPRIPTVVGFEVGIRQAEAVAAMLRAAADWDEIRFVSDLQGIDRHVIAIRSL; encoded by the coding sequence ATGTCGACAGCTGCTAAGAGTTTAAGAGAAGCCTTTGTAGAGGCTTCTTCTTTTTTAGGGAAGCTCGGTGTAGCCGAGGCTGCTTCCTGTGTGGAACTACTGCTGCAGCACTTGCTCAGCTGCAGTCGGACGGAGCTGCTGTTCCGTTTTCCGGAACAGTTTCCTGTTGAGCTGGCGGAAACATGGCGCCAGCTAGTAGAGCGGAAGGCCGCGGGTGAGCCGGTGCAGTATATTATCGGCGAGCAGGATTTCTTCGGCCTTCCTTTTGCGGTTAGCCCGGCCGTGCTGATTCCGCGCCCGGAGACGGAGCTGCTCGTGGAAGCTTTGCTCCACGAGGGCTCACGTTTGTTCCCGCAAGGCGCTCCGCTGCTTGCGGATGTGGGCACCGGGAGCGGAGCGATCCCGGTGACGGTTGCACACGCGCGCCCTGCGTGGCGCGTGGCGGCCAGCGATATCTCCGCGGCAGCGCTGGAGATGGCTCGCGTGAATGCGCAGCGCCACGGCGTGGCTGCGCGGGTGGAGTGGCTCGAGGGGGACCTTCTCGAGCCCTTTATTGCGCGCCGGATCGCGCCGGATATACTGGTGTCTAACCCACCGTATATCCCTGATGGCGACCTGCCGGCGCTTCAGCCGGAGGTGCGGCTGTTTGAGCCGCACACGGCTTTATTCGGCGGTGTCGAGGGACTCGACCTGTACCGCCGGATGATCTCACAGCTGCCGCAGCTGCCGCGAATCCCGACTGTGGTCGGGTTCGAGGTGGGCATTCGGCAGGCGGAGGCTGTGGCGGCGATGCTGCGCGCCGCCGCTGACTGGGACGAGATCCGGTTCGTGTCGGATCTCCAGGGCATTGATCGCCATGTGATCGCGATCAGATCACTATAA
- the prfA gene encoding peptide chain release factor 1, with protein sequence MLDRLQSIVDRYEKLSELLCDPDVTSDTKKLREYSKEQSDLQEAYDAYNEYKSVSEQLADAKVMQGEKLDDEMREMVKMEIEELSEQSAKLEEQLRMLMMPKDPNDDKNVIVEIRGAAGGDEAALFAGDLYRMYTRYADAQGWRTEILDASVNDLGGFKEIIFMITGKGAYSKLKYESGAHRVQRIPVTESGGRIHTSTSTVVVMPEAEDVEIVIHDADIRVDTFCSSGAGGQSVNTTKSAVRVTHVPTGIVATCQDGKSQNSNKESALRVLRTRISDKMREEEEAKYAGERKSKVGTGDRSERIRTYNFPQSRITDHRIGLTLHRLETVLNGDMAEIVSALTIAAQSDALDNGEQAM encoded by the coding sequence ATGTTGGATCGACTTCAGTCCATTGTGGACCGCTATGAGAAATTAAGTGAGTTGCTGTGTGACCCAGATGTAACTAGTGATACAAAGAAGCTTAGAGAATACTCTAAGGAGCAATCCGATCTTCAAGAAGCATATGATGCTTATAATGAATATAAGAGTGTAAGCGAACAGTTGGCTGATGCTAAAGTAATGCAGGGCGAAAAGCTGGACGATGAAATGCGTGAAATGGTCAAAATGGAGATTGAAGAGCTTAGCGAGCAATCGGCCAAGTTGGAAGAACAACTTAGAATGCTCATGATGCCTAAAGACCCTAATGATGATAAGAACGTAATCGTCGAAATTCGCGGTGCGGCAGGCGGCGACGAAGCTGCTTTGTTCGCGGGTGATTTGTATCGCATGTATACACGCTATGCGGACGCACAAGGATGGAGAACGGAGATTCTCGATGCTTCTGTGAACGATTTGGGCGGGTTTAAAGAGATTATTTTCATGATTACCGGTAAAGGTGCTTATAGTAAGTTGAAGTATGAGAGTGGAGCGCACCGTGTACAACGTATTCCTGTAACGGAATCAGGCGGACGTATTCATACCTCAACGTCGACGGTAGTGGTTATGCCGGAAGCGGAAGATGTTGAGATTGTCATCCATGATGCGGATATTCGCGTGGATACGTTCTGTTCAAGTGGAGCGGGCGGTCAGTCGGTTAATACGACGAAATCTGCTGTGCGAGTAACGCACGTACCTACGGGAATCGTTGCGACTTGTCAGGATGGTAAATCGCAAAACTCGAATAAAGAGTCAGCACTGCGCGTGCTTCGTACACGTATTTCCGATAAAATGCGTGAGGAAGAGGAAGCGAAATATGCGGGCGAGCGTAAAAGCAAGGTTGGTACGGGTGACCGTTCCGAGCGGATTCGTACGTATAACTTCCCGCAAAGCCGGATTACCGATCACCGTATTGGTTTGACTTTGCATCGCTTAGAAACTGTGCTTAATGGTGACATGGCAGAGATCGTTTCGGCGCTCACGATTGCAGCGCAGTCCGATGCTTTGGATAACGGGGAGCAGGCAATGTGA
- the ychF gene encoding redox-regulated ATPase YchF: MALKAGIVGLPNVGKSTLFNAITQAGAESANYPFCTIDPNVGVVEVPDERLQKLVEIVVPKSIVPTAFEFVDIAGLVKGASKGEGLGNKFLAHIREVDAIVHVVRCFEDDNITHVSGKVDPIGDIETINLELILADIESVEKKIERSRKNLKGGDKKVVAEVECLERIKEALYADKPARSLDLSEDEKLLVRDLHLLTMKPVLYAANVSEDEVATADENPFVKIVKEFAESENNEVVSISAKVESEIAELEEEEKAMFLEELGLQESGLNRLIKAAYRKLGLYTYFTAGVQEVRAWTIRKGTKAPQAAGVIHTDFERGFIRAEVVSYNDLAAAGSMNGAKEKGQVRLEGKEYVVNDGDVMHFRFNV, encoded by the coding sequence ATGGCTTTGAAAGCAGGTATCGTCGGTCTACCGAACGTAGGAAAATCGACATTGTTTAATGCAATTACACAGGCGGGGGCAGAATCTGCGAATTATCCGTTTTGTACGATCGATCCGAATGTTGGGGTAGTTGAAGTACCAGACGAGAGATTGCAGAAGCTGGTAGAGATCGTTGTGCCTAAGAGCATTGTCCCGACAGCCTTTGAATTCGTTGATATTGCCGGTTTGGTAAAGGGCGCGAGCAAAGGTGAAGGGCTTGGAAATAAATTTTTGGCACACATTCGTGAAGTGGATGCCATTGTACATGTTGTTCGTTGTTTTGAAGATGATAATATTACCCACGTTTCCGGTAAAGTGGATCCGATCGGGGATATCGAAACGATTAACCTTGAATTAATTTTGGCAGATATTGAGTCGGTAGAGAAGAAGATTGAGCGTTCGCGCAAAAACCTCAAGGGCGGCGACAAAAAGGTTGTTGCTGAAGTGGAGTGTTTGGAGCGTATTAAAGAAGCGCTTTATGCAGATAAACCGGCACGCAGTTTGGATCTCAGCGAAGATGAGAAACTTCTCGTGCGCGATCTTCATTTATTGACCATGAAACCCGTGCTTTATGCGGCAAACGTGAGTGAAGATGAAGTAGCAACAGCAGACGAAAATCCTTTTGTTAAAATTGTGAAAGAATTTGCTGAGAGCGAAAACAACGAAGTGGTATCGATCAGTGCGAAGGTTGAATCCGAAATCGCCGAGTTGGAAGAAGAAGAAAAAGCGATGTTCCTCGAAGAGTTGGGACTTCAAGAGTCCGGCTTGAATAGATTGATTAAAGCAGCTTATAGAAAACTTGGCTTGTACACGTATTTCACAGCTGGGGTACAGGAAGTAAGAGCATGGACAATCCGCAAGGGAACGAAAGCTCCTCAAGCGGCTGGTGTTATTCATACCGATTTCGAACGTGGTTTTATTCGTGCTGAAGTCGTCTCTTATAATGATTTGGCAGCTGCAGGGTCGATGAATGGTGCGAAAGAGAAAGGCCAAGTGCGTCTCGAAGGTAAAGAGTATGTAGTGAATGATGGGGACGTTATGCATTTCAGATTTAATGTGTAA
- a CDS encoding PilZ domain-containing protein, which yields MANGYNVMKYYGSKEGYDADVLIDSKAMLGKDDFVATGVLTYALGDIIEVELPEYDVFQLGDKAKMTVYTKSGLFVMNTTVVAKEFGSVIVINPPENRKKFAEKREFPRVDVKHTGLLFGLQDMNKRNKHQFENPLGISIKNISINGLGFTMNDNSMIDKIVQKHSQLEVELDLGFTMPCSMEIVRKEKVENGFYYGASYIDIPQEKTNALRGFILTNQIETYFVQKREAQFKRATEKKSAANQ from the coding sequence ATGGCCAACGGGTATAACGTTATGAAATATTACGGAAGCAAGGAGGGATATGACGCTGATGTTCTAATCGATAGTAAGGCTATGTTGGGAAAGGACGATTTCGTAGCCACTGGCGTACTAACCTATGCACTTGGAGACATTATTGAGGTGGAATTACCGGAATACGATGTCTTTCAACTTGGGGATAAAGCGAAAATGACGGTTTATACCAAATCCGGCTTGTTTGTGATGAATACAACCGTTGTTGCCAAAGAATTCGGCTCCGTCATTGTCATTAATCCACCAGAAAATCGTAAAAAATTCGCAGAAAAACGGGAGTTTCCACGTGTGGATGTGAAACATACAGGTCTCTTATTCGGACTTCAGGATATGAATAAAAGAAATAAACATCAATTTGAAAATCCACTTGGCATTTCAATTAAAAATATATCCATTAATGGCTTAGGATTTACCATGAATGATAATTCTATGATTGATAAGATCGTTCAAAAGCATTCACAGCTCGAAGTTGAACTGGATTTGGGCTTTACGATGCCTTGTTCGATGGAAATTGTAAGAAAAGAAAAGGTTGAAAATGGTTTCTACTACGGGGCAAGTTATATCGACATTCCACAGGAGAAAACCAATGCCTTAAGGGGTTTTATCCTTACGAATCAGATCGAAACTTACTTCGTACAGAAGCGGGAAGCGCAATTTAAAAGAGCAACGGAAAAAAAGTCTGCGGCGAATCAATAG
- the tadA gene encoding tRNA adenosine(34) deaminase TadA, with translation MKEAIQEALKAEAILEVPIGAVVVHQGQIIGRGYNLRETTLDPLAHAEMIAIKQASEHLQAWRLLDCQLYVTLEPCPMCAGAIVQSRIPQVIYGTIDPKAGCAGTLMNLLQEDRFNHRVDVVSGVLQEECSTMLTQFFRKLRGKA, from the coding sequence ATGAAAGAAGCGATTCAAGAGGCTCTCAAAGCCGAAGCCATCCTAGAAGTACCGATTGGAGCGGTCGTGGTCCATCAAGGTCAAATCATTGGCCGAGGCTACAATTTGCGTGAAACAACCCTAGATCCTCTCGCTCATGCCGAAATGATCGCCATTAAACAAGCGAGCGAACATCTGCAAGCCTGGCGGCTTTTGGATTGCCAGCTCTACGTCACCCTAGAGCCTTGTCCGATGTGTGCGGGTGCGATTGTCCAATCGCGGATTCCTCAGGTTATCTACGGAACCATTGATCCGAAGGCTGGCTGCGCCGGAACGCTCATGAATTTGCTGCAGGAGGACCGGTTCAATCACCGTGTCGATGTCGTTAGTGGCGTCTTGCAAGAAGAGTGTTCGACGATGCTGACCCAATTTTTCCGTAAATTACGCGGTAAAGCTTAG
- a CDS encoding DUF1697 domain-containing protein codes for MKKTLDAAGLAQVQTYLQTGNVLFVS; via the coding sequence TTGAAAAAGACACTGGATGCAGCGGGACTTGCTCAGGTGCAAACGTATTTGCAAACCGGTAATGTCTTGTTTGTGTCGTAG
- a CDS encoding MFS transporter has protein sequence MTSIKAPSSYRIPLFCIVTLLFWMSMYTSVPIMAPYVEFLGGNHQLAGWIVGMYGISQMLLRIPVGIMSDRFHKRRLFITFGLLFTAITGLGLWITHDFTWILILRALAGAAAATWVDFTVLFTSYYKHEDSTKAIGTISFFNSLGQVLGILAAGWAADSFGWEAVFILGAVLGLMGMIGSLFLVEKVELDAPKITMRGIGDVATDRTLLFVSLLAILSQVLIFATVFGFTPVYAIELGADKFSLSMLSLFANIPVALASLFGGRRWAVRYGEKRMIVWGFILMGIFTFTIPFTHHLWVLMVTQAFAGFGRGLSFTVLMGMSIKHMPADKRATAMGFFQAIYGLGMFIGPVLMGIIGDWFSLDQGFIVLGVLGVLSALLSHWFVRSAPPKHQVKPSSSTAAL, from the coding sequence ATGACAAGCATCAAAGCTCCATCCTCCTATCGCATTCCGCTCTTCTGTATCGTCACACTTCTCTTCTGGATGTCGATGTATACGAGCGTTCCCATTATGGCGCCTTACGTAGAATTCCTTGGCGGGAACCACCAGTTGGCCGGATGGATTGTCGGTATGTACGGGATCTCCCAAATGCTGCTGCGAATTCCCGTAGGTATCATGTCAGACCGATTTCATAAGAGGAGGCTATTTATTACCTTTGGCCTGCTATTTACGGCTATAACCGGTTTAGGACTATGGATCACTCATGATTTCACATGGATCCTTATTCTCCGAGCACTGGCAGGCGCAGCCGCGGCAACCTGGGTTGATTTTACCGTATTATTTACGAGTTACTATAAGCATGAAGATTCAACGAAAGCGATCGGAACGATCTCCTTCTTCAATTCACTTGGGCAGGTTCTAGGAATTCTTGCGGCTGGATGGGCGGCAGATTCCTTCGGCTGGGAGGCTGTCTTCATTTTGGGAGCTGTGCTAGGCTTGATGGGTATGATTGGATCACTTTTCCTTGTAGAAAAAGTTGAGCTCGATGCGCCTAAAATTACGATGCGCGGTATCGGTGACGTTGCGACTGACCGTACGCTGCTGTTCGTGTCCTTACTCGCTATCTTGTCGCAAGTCCTCATATTCGCAACGGTTTTCGGATTTACGCCCGTTTATGCAATCGAACTTGGTGCTGATAAATTCTCCTTGTCGATGCTCTCGTTATTTGCCAACATACCGGTAGCGCTAGCTTCCTTATTTGGCGGGCGGCGATGGGCTGTCCGGTACGGGGAAAAGCGCATGATTGTATGGGGTTTTATTCTTATGGGGATATTTACGTTTACGATTCCTTTTACGCATCACCTTTGGGTGCTGATGGTTACACAGGCTTTTGCAGGCTTTGGTCGCGGACTTTCTTTTACGGTACTCATGGGGATGAGTATTAAACATATGCCAGCGGATAAGCGGGCGACGGCAATGGGGTTTTTCCAAGCCATTTATGGACTCGGCATGTTCATTGGTCCCGTTCTTATGGGCATAATCGGAGATTGGTTCTCTCTGGATCAGGGATTTATTGTGCTGGGTGTACTTGGCGTATTGAGCGCACTTCTGTCTCATTGGTTCGTACGAAGTGCGCCTCCTAAACATCAAGTCAAACCTAGCAGTTCTACTGCAGCACTTTAA
- a CDS encoding sigma-70 family RNA polymerase sigma factor yields MNGDEAAFRELVTTYRHHLFQTIYAIVRHAKDAEDLSQDVWTRIYFSLPQYQMKGLKTWMTRIAVNRAIDFKRSASRRKEEMTAEMGEPIQSSGTHRYFEHGVEHEVMLNETTELVRKKLHQIPANYHEVLTAYYIHHQSYQDIANAHGVTVKTVESKLYRAKQWLRNNWKEEEFL; encoded by the coding sequence TTGAATGGCGATGAGGCAGCATTCCGTGAGCTTGTAACAACATATCGTCACCATTTGTTCCAAACGATCTATGCCATTGTACGTCATGCTAAGGATGCCGAAGATTTATCACAGGATGTTTGGACCCGGATTTATTTCTCCCTCCCTCAGTATCAAATGAAGGGTCTGAAAACTTGGATGACTCGCATCGCGGTGAACCGGGCTATCGATTTCAAACGATCGGCCAGCAGGCGTAAGGAAGAAATGACGGCTGAGATGGGGGAACCCATCCAATCCTCTGGTACTCATCGTTATTTTGAGCATGGTGTGGAACATGAAGTGATGTTAAATGAGACGACTGAGCTCGTGCGTAAGAAGCTCCATCAAATCCCTGCCAACTATCATGAAGTATTAACGGCCTACTATATTCATCATCAGTCGTATCAAGATATTGCCAATGCTCATGGGGTGACGGTCAAAACGGTAGAATCCAAGCTATATAGAGCCAAGCAGTGGCTCCGTAACAATTGGAAGGAGGAGGAATTCTTGTGA